One window from the genome of Nitrosospira multiformis encodes:
- a CDS encoding c-type cytochrome, with translation MKRPAIMNILAWGLLLAFTGAAQAAGDPVAGKQKNAMCVGCHGIEGYRTSYPTVYQVPRLGGQHAEYLIKALQAYKTDARSHPSMKGIAASLSDQDMEDLAAYYASSGK, from the coding sequence ATGAAAAGACCAGCAATAATGAATATATTGGCATGGGGTCTGCTCCTGGCATTCACTGGCGCCGCTCAAGCAGCCGGTGACCCGGTGGCGGGCAAGCAGAAAAATGCCATGTGCGTCGGTTGTCATGGTATAGAAGGATACCGGACATCCTATCCCACAGTTTATCAGGTCCCGAGACTGGGCGGCCAACATGCTGAATACCTGATCAAGGCTCTTCAGGCATATAAAACCGATGCCCGCAGTCATCCCAGCATGAAAGGTATCGCTGCCTCCCTTTCCGACCAGGACATGGAAGACCTGGCCGCTTATTACGCCAGTTCCGGAAAATAA
- the ybeY gene encoding rRNA maturation RNase YbeY, translating to MKDRSNVSELSEEMTHKEAKLKLTTQYATHDRSVPARPQFRKWVKAALMQDAEIVLRIVDEPEGHSLNQDFRGGDYATNVLTFVYNHTQPLSGDIVLCAPVIAKEAGQQNKSLAAHYAHLTVHGVLHLQGYDHDNDASAMVMEQLETEVVIRLGYDDPYKDISG from the coding sequence ATGAAAGACAGGAGTAACGTTTCCGAGCTTTCCGAAGAAATGACTCACAAGGAAGCAAAGCTGAAATTGACAACACAATACGCAACCCATGACAGGAGCGTTCCCGCCCGGCCGCAATTCCGCAAGTGGGTCAAAGCCGCGCTGATGCAAGATGCCGAGATTGTGCTGCGCATTGTGGATGAACCCGAGGGCCACAGCCTCAACCAGGATTTTCGCGGCGGAGACTACGCTACCAACGTGCTGACTTTCGTATACAACCATACTCAGCCCCTGTCTGGCGATATCGTGCTGTGTGCTCCGGTGATAGCAAAAGAAGCCGGTCAGCAGAATAAAAGCCTGGCGGCACATTACGCTCATCTCACCGTGCATGGCGTCTTGCACCTACAGGGCTACGACCACGACAATGATGCCAGCGCAATGGTAATGGAACAACTGGAAACTGAAGTTGTCATCAGGCTGGGATATGACGACCCATACAAGGATATCAGCGGATAA
- a CDS encoding PhoH family protein, with amino-acid sequence MKPQPVEISFSPIDNQRLANLCGALDENLKQIETVLDVIIARRGERFSLRGKSAQTLLAAEALRNFYSQAQHHLGIEQIQLGLIEVMNPHHSAKHAAAGALAEEPAVPVLITRRSDLRGRTPRQVQYLQQIQKYDITFAIGPAGTGKTYLAVASAVDALERDMVARIVLVRPAVEAGERLGFLPGDLVQKVDPYLRPLYDALYDLMGFDKTSKLFERSAIEIAPLAFMRGRTLNKSFIILDEAQNTTPEQMKMFLTRIGFGSKAVITGDVTQIDLAKHQKSGLVEAKQVLGKVRGISFTHFGAEDVVRHPLVQRIVNAYEKYERQE; translated from the coding sequence TTGAAACCCCAGCCTGTCGAAATTTCATTTTCTCCGATCGATAATCAGCGCCTCGCCAACCTGTGCGGGGCGCTTGACGAGAATCTCAAGCAGATCGAAACCGTGCTTGATGTCATCATTGCACGACGAGGAGAACGTTTCAGTTTGCGCGGCAAATCGGCCCAGACCTTGCTTGCTGCGGAAGCGCTGCGAAATTTTTACAGTCAGGCACAGCATCATCTGGGTATTGAGCAAATTCAATTGGGCTTGATCGAGGTGATGAATCCTCATCATTCTGCAAAACATGCCGCTGCCGGCGCGCTGGCGGAAGAACCCGCCGTGCCGGTGCTGATAACCCGGCGCAGTGATTTGCGCGGCCGAACACCGCGTCAGGTGCAATATCTGCAACAAATCCAAAAGTATGACATTACGTTTGCCATTGGTCCGGCAGGTACCGGAAAAACTTATCTCGCTGTGGCAAGCGCGGTTGATGCGCTTGAACGAGACATGGTGGCGCGCATTGTCCTGGTGCGCCCCGCGGTGGAGGCTGGCGAACGCTTGGGTTTTCTGCCGGGCGACCTGGTGCAGAAAGTGGATCCTTATTTGCGCCCGCTCTACGATGCGCTGTACGATCTGATGGGGTTCGATAAAACCAGCAAACTGTTTGAACGCAGCGCGATTGAAATCGCGCCACTGGCTTTCATGCGCGGGCGCACGTTGAATAAATCTTTCATCATTCTTGATGAAGCGCAGAACACGACGCCGGAACAGATGAAAATGTTTCTGACTCGTATCGGTTTCGGCTCCAAGGCAGTAATAACGGGTGATGTCACGCAGATTGATCTGGCCAAGCATCAGAAAAGCGGCCTGGTAGAGGCCAAACAGGTTCTCGGAAAAGTGCGTGGCATCTCGTTTACCCATTTTGGTGCCGAGGATGTGGTGCGTCATCCGCTCGTACAAAGAATTGTCAACGCCTACGAGAAATATGAAAGACAGGAGTAA
- a CDS encoding c-type cytochrome — protein MKNFIIAAVSGALLLISGQGIAANIEAGKKKAAEVCAACHGPDGNSPAPAFPKIAGQHASYIEKSLNEYKSGARKDPIMAGMAAALSKEDIENLAAYFASQSGLKTKY, from the coding sequence ATGAAAAATTTTATTATTGCCGCAGTAAGCGGCGCATTGCTTCTGATTTCCGGTCAGGGGATAGCAGCCAATATTGAGGCTGGGAAAAAAAAGGCGGCTGAAGTTTGCGCCGCATGTCACGGCCCTGACGGCAACAGTCCCGCTCCAGCTTTTCCCAAGATTGCCGGGCAACATGCGAGCTATATCGAAAAATCCCTGAATGAGTATAAGTCAGGTGCCCGTAAAGATCCCATCATGGCCGGTATGGCTGCGGCGTTGAGTAAAGAAGACATTGAAAATCTGGCGGCCTATTTTGCCAGTCAATCTGGTCTGAAAACCAAATACTGA
- a CDS encoding DUF1841 family protein, translated as MFNPSREQARLFFFDAWRKYRQREMLSAMENIALEAILLHPEYHAMLDDTARYQDKDYLPEMGDTNPFLHMSMHIAIREQLSIDQPVGIRQRFERLLTKTGDEHAVMHQIMECLAEMIWQAQRSQSAFDSTVYFECLDRWEN; from the coding sequence ATGTTTAATCCTTCCAGAGAACAAGCGCGCCTATTTTTCTTCGATGCATGGCGCAAATACCGGCAGAGAGAAATGCTTTCCGCGATGGAAAATATAGCGCTTGAGGCCATTCTGCTGCATCCGGAATACCATGCCATGCTTGATGACACAGCGCGCTATCAAGACAAGGATTATTTGCCTGAAATGGGCGATACCAATCCATTTCTGCACATGAGCATGCATATCGCCATCAGGGAACAGCTTTCGATAGACCAGCCTGTGGGAATTCGCCAGCGGTTTGAGCGGCTGCTGACGAAAACCGGCGATGAACATGCCGTTATGCATCAAATCATGGAGTGCCTGGCGGAGATGATCTGGCAAGCGCAACGCAGCCAATCAGCGTTCGACTCTACCGTTTACTTTGAATGCCTGGATCGATGGGAGAATTAA
- a CDS encoding quinone-dependent dihydroorotate dehydrogenase codes for MLYSLLRPLLFSLDPETAHRFTFSAVEKVRRLGLLTGGPIPCQPRSVMGLDFPNPVGVAAGMDKNGEYLETLASLGFGFIEIGTVTPRPQPGNPQPRLFRVPEANAIINRMGFNNQGVDNLVANLRRSNYHGVLGINIGKNFDTPVERAADDYLICLSKVYRHAGYVVVNISSPNTPHLRQLQNAEELDHLLGLVKSKQMELADEHAKYTPLAVKIAPDLEPSQIVSIAALLMKHQIDGVIATNTTLSRAGAEALPHAGEKGGLSGAPLKERATAVVRHLHVVLQGAIPIIAAGGIMCAADAKEKIDAGASLVQIYSGLIYRGPRLVSEVARALCASPVPDLLRSGSG; via the coding sequence ATGCTCTATTCACTACTCCGTCCGTTGCTATTCAGTCTTGATCCCGAAACGGCTCATCGCTTCACGTTCAGCGCGGTCGAGAAAGTTCGCCGGCTTGGGTTGCTTACCGGTGGCCCGATACCCTGCCAGCCGCGCAGTGTCATGGGTCTCGATTTTCCCAATCCTGTCGGGGTGGCCGCCGGCATGGACAAGAACGGCGAGTACCTTGAGACGCTTGCCTCGCTCGGCTTCGGTTTTATCGAAATCGGCACCGTTACCCCCCGCCCCCAGCCGGGTAATCCCCAGCCACGTTTGTTTCGCGTCCCTGAGGCAAACGCCATTATCAACCGCATGGGTTTCAATAACCAGGGAGTGGACAACCTGGTGGCGAATCTCAGGCGATCGAATTACCACGGCGTACTCGGTATTAACATCGGTAAAAATTTTGATACGCCGGTAGAAAGAGCCGCGGATGATTATCTGATTTGTCTGAGCAAAGTCTATCGCCACGCCGGCTACGTTGTCGTCAACATTTCTTCCCCCAACACGCCCCATCTTCGTCAACTGCAAAACGCTGAGGAGCTCGATCATTTATTGGGCCTGGTGAAATCGAAGCAAATGGAACTCGCGGATGAGCATGCCAAATACACGCCCCTGGCGGTAAAGATTGCTCCTGATCTGGAGCCGTCGCAAATTGTATCCATCGCGGCCCTGCTGATGAAACATCAGATTGACGGAGTTATCGCCACGAATACCACGCTTTCCCGGGCTGGTGCGGAAGCATTGCCTCATGCCGGCGAGAAGGGCGGGTTAAGCGGTGCCCCGCTTAAAGAACGCGCCACAGCGGTTGTCCGTCATCTGCACGTTGTGTTGCAAGGGGCGATACCCATCATCGCCGCGGGCGGCATCATGTGCGCGGCGGACGCAAAGGAAAAAATCGATGCGGGGGCAAGCCTGGTGCAAATTTACAGCGGCCTGATTTATCGTGGTCCTCGTCTGGTAAGCGAAGTGGCACGTGCGCTTTGCGCATCGCCTGTGCCAGATCTTTTACGCTCGGGTTCAGGATGA
- a CDS encoding ATP-binding cassette domain-containing protein, which translates to MPLLTLEKVSLAFGHHTLLDHVDLQLDSGERIGLIGRNGGGKSSLLRILAAENRPDDGKIWRAPALRLAYVPQEPELDTALTVFQEVSKGLGAISQTLFEYHEVSHALSDDTGDTSELLSRLQDLQAELETQDGWRIQGRVETAIDKLNLPTDALIGQLSGGLKKRVALARALVVSPDVLLLDEPTNHLDFLSIEWLEGLLRDFTGSVLFVTHDRRFLNNVATRIIELDRGNLTAFPGNFAEYQQKKMELLEIEATHNQKFDKVLAQEEVWIRKGIQARRTRNEGRVRRLETLRLERAARRERVGAVRLNVDEGARSGRMVAELEHVSKNYGDKTVIEDFSCRILRGDRVGLLGPNGAGKSTLLKLILGELQPDTGNVRQGTKLAVAYFDQMREQLNEEATLIETISQGSDFIDIGGVRKHVISYLEDFLFAPARTRSPVKSLSGGERNRLLLARLFTRPANVLVLDEPTNDLDIETLELLEVLLQNYSGTLFLVSHDREFLDNVVTQVIAFEGDGVLREYVGGYEDWIRAKNVLKTVIKPQLDKQQPAIPRERMQEPAARVKLGYNETRELDELPSKIETLEREQAEITRQLCSPAIYRDCPDEARTLQGRLAAIEAELLTYLARWEELEAKQATPRQKK; encoded by the coding sequence ATGCCTCTCCTCACTCTCGAAAAAGTCAGCCTTGCTTTCGGACATCATACATTGCTTGATCACGTGGATTTGCAGCTGGATTCCGGCGAGCGCATTGGCCTGATCGGCAGGAATGGTGGTGGTAAATCAAGCCTGCTGCGTATTCTGGCAGCCGAAAACAGACCGGACGATGGCAAGATCTGGCGCGCACCCGCCTTGAGGCTGGCTTACGTGCCGCAGGAGCCGGAACTGGATACGGCTCTCACGGTATTTCAGGAAGTATCCAAAGGATTGGGTGCAATCAGTCAAACGTTATTCGAGTATCACGAGGTTTCTCATGCCTTGAGCGACGACACGGGAGATACCAGCGAACTTCTTTCCCGTTTGCAGGATTTGCAAGCCGAGCTGGAGACCCAGGATGGGTGGCGCATCCAGGGAAGGGTAGAAACCGCCATTGATAAACTTAATCTTCCCACCGATGCGTTGATCGGACAGCTTTCCGGCGGACTAAAAAAGCGTGTTGCGCTGGCCCGCGCACTCGTGGTGTCTCCCGACGTGCTACTGCTGGACGAACCGACAAACCATCTGGATTTTCTCTCTATCGAATGGCTGGAAGGACTCCTTCGAGATTTTACCGGAAGCGTACTATTTGTTACCCATGATCGTCGCTTTTTAAATAACGTGGCAACACGAATTATCGAGCTTGATCGAGGAAATTTAACCGCTTTCCCCGGTAATTTCGCTGAATATCAGCAGAAGAAAATGGAATTGCTGGAAATCGAGGCAACCCATAATCAGAAATTCGACAAGGTGCTGGCACAGGAAGAAGTGTGGATACGCAAAGGAATCCAGGCGCGCCGTACCCGGAATGAGGGTAGGGTACGGCGGCTGGAAACATTGCGGCTGGAACGCGCCGCTCGCCGCGAACGAGTAGGGGCCGTTCGTCTCAACGTGGACGAGGGCGCGAGATCCGGGCGAATGGTTGCCGAATTGGAGCACGTCAGCAAAAACTACGGCGATAAAACTGTCATCGAAGATTTTTCCTGCCGCATCCTGCGCGGCGACCGCGTCGGATTGCTGGGCCCCAACGGTGCGGGAAAGTCCACCTTGCTCAAACTGATACTGGGTGAGCTGCAGCCTGATACCGGCAATGTGCGGCAGGGGACCAAGCTCGCAGTCGCCTATTTTGATCAAATGCGCGAACAATTGAATGAGGAAGCGACCCTGATCGAGACTATCAGCCAGGGCTCCGATTTTATCGACATCGGCGGGGTTAGGAAGCATGTGATCAGTTACCTGGAGGATTTTTTGTTTGCGCCCGCACGGACGCGCTCGCCGGTAAAATCGCTCTCTGGCGGAGAGCGTAACCGGCTGTTGCTGGCGCGCTTGTTCACCCGCCCTGCTAACGTACTGGTTCTGGATGAGCCAACGAACGACCTGGATATTGAAACGCTGGAACTGCTTGAGGTATTGCTGCAAAACTATTCCGGCACACTGTTCCTGGTAAGCCATGATCGGGAATTTCTTGATAATGTGGTAACCCAGGTGATCGCATTCGAAGGGGATGGCGTATTGCGGGAGTACGTGGGGGGCTACGAAGATTGGATCCGGGCAAAAAATGTCTTAAAAACAGTAATAAAGCCGCAATTAGACAAACAGCAACCCGCGATCCCAAGGGAGAGAATGCAAGAACCGGCCGCTCGCGTCAAATTGGGTTACAATGAAACGCGCGAACTTGATGAGTTGCCATCAAAAATCGAGACGCTGGAGCGTGAGCAAGCCGAAATTACCCGCCAGTTATGTTCTCCGGCCATTTACCGCGATTGCCCGGATGAAGCCAGAACCCTGCAAGGACGCCTTGCTGCCATTGAAGCGGAACTCCTGACCTATCTCGCCCGATGGGAGGAACTGGAAGCGAAACAAGCGACCCCAAGACAGAAGAAATAA
- the miaB gene encoding tRNA (N6-isopentenyl adenosine(37)-C2)-methylthiotransferase MiaB: MVKKLYIKTFGCQMNEYDSDKMADVLHAAQGMEKTDNPADADIILFNTCSVREKAQEKVFHDLGRVRHLKKSNPNLLIGVGGCVASQEGTEIVKRAPYVDLVFGPQTLHRLPQLISARQVTGRPQVDISFPEIEKFDHLPPARSEGATAFVSIMEGCSKYCSFCVVPYTRGEEISRPLGDVLVEVARLANQGIKEVTLLGQNVNAYRGAIEHAEEDEIADLALLLEYISEIPGIERIRYTTSHPREVTSRLIDAYIKLPKLVSHLHLPVQSGSDRILVAMKRGYTTLEYKSIIRRLRAARPDISLTSDFIIGFPGETEADFEATMKLVESVNFDDSFSFVYSPRPGTPAAGLLDDTPYEIKLERLQRLQEKIEQQAQAISQRMIGSTQRVLVEGVSKKNADELCGRTDNNRMVNFPGDPVTIGHFINIQITATLSHSLRGEIVNSQC; the protein is encoded by the coding sequence ATGGTAAAAAAACTTTACATTAAAACCTTTGGTTGCCAGATGAACGAATATGACTCGGATAAAATGGCGGATGTGCTGCATGCTGCGCAAGGCATGGAGAAAACCGATAATCCCGCCGATGCCGACATAATCCTGTTCAATACCTGTTCAGTAAGAGAGAAAGCCCAGGAAAAAGTATTTCATGATCTGGGACGCGTCCGGCATTTGAAAAAATCCAACCCCAATTTACTCATCGGCGTGGGGGGATGCGTCGCCAGCCAGGAAGGCACCGAAATTGTGAAGCGCGCGCCATACGTAGATCTGGTATTTGGCCCGCAAACCCTGCACCGGTTGCCACAATTGATTTCAGCACGCCAGGTTACCGGCCGTCCACAGGTGGATATCTCCTTTCCCGAGATCGAAAAATTCGACCATCTGCCGCCTGCACGATCCGAAGGTGCGACCGCCTTCGTTTCCATTATGGAAGGATGCAGCAAGTATTGCAGCTTTTGCGTGGTGCCTTATACGCGGGGTGAGGAAATCTCACGCCCTCTGGGCGATGTGCTGGTGGAAGTTGCAAGACTGGCAAATCAGGGAATCAAAGAGGTGACGCTGCTGGGGCAGAACGTGAACGCATATCGAGGCGCAATAGAGCACGCGGAAGAAGATGAAATTGCGGACTTGGCACTGTTGCTGGAATATATCAGCGAAATTCCCGGTATCGAACGCATTCGTTACACGACGTCTCATCCCAGAGAAGTCACTTCACGGCTGATTGACGCCTATATCAAGTTGCCGAAACTGGTGAGTCATTTGCATCTGCCGGTTCAGTCGGGCTCGGATCGGATACTGGTGGCAATGAAACGTGGCTATACGACGCTGGAATACAAATCCATCATCCGCAGGCTCCGGGCCGCCCGTCCTGACATTTCTCTTACATCCGATTTTATTATCGGCTTTCCCGGTGAAACTGAAGCCGATTTTGAAGCAACCATGAAGCTGGTTGAAAGCGTAAACTTTGATGACTCCTTCAGCTTCGTTTATAGCCCGCGCCCCGGCACGCCGGCCGCGGGACTGCTTGACGATACTCCCTACGAAATCAAACTGGAGCGCTTGCAACGCTTGCAGGAGAAGATCGAACAGCAGGCGCAAGCTATCAGCCAACGCATGATTGGTTCAACACAGCGCGTTCTGGTGGAGGGCGTATCCAAAAAGAATGCCGACGAGCTTTGTGGGCGCACCGACAACAATCGCATGGTGAATTTCCCCGGAGATCCGGTAACAATCGGTCATTTCATAAACATTCAAATTACTGCCACGCTATCCCATTCGTTGCGGGGTGAAATCGTGAATAGTCAATGCTAG
- the nth gene encoding endonuclease III: MNSTIRREIFTRFKTINPHPTTELEYSSPFELLVAVVLSAQATDKSVNLATRKLFLKANTPEKILALGEAGLRDAIKSIGLYKTKAKNILATCALLIEHHGSMVPQTREQLEKLPGVGRKTANVILNTAFGEPTIAVDTHIFRVANRIGIAPGKTVLEVELKLLKHIPKEFCHDAHHWLILHGRYVCVARKPKCAICVINDLCEYKDKNL; this comes from the coding sequence ATGAATTCAACCATTCGCCGTGAAATTTTTACCCGTTTCAAGACAATTAATCCTCATCCCACTACCGAGTTGGAGTACAGCTCACCATTCGAGTTGCTGGTAGCGGTAGTGCTCTCTGCCCAAGCCACTGACAAGAGCGTGAATCTCGCAACCCGCAAACTGTTTCTCAAGGCCAATACGCCGGAGAAAATTCTCGCCCTGGGTGAAGCAGGTTTGCGAGATGCCATCAAGAGCATCGGATTATATAAAACTAAAGCAAAAAATATTCTGGCGACTTGCGCCCTGCTTATTGAGCATCACGGCAGCATGGTGCCGCAAACTCGGGAACAGCTGGAAAAATTACCCGGTGTGGGACGCAAGACGGCCAATGTAATATTGAACACTGCCTTCGGCGAACCCACTATCGCAGTGGATACCCACATTTTTCGTGTCGCCAACCGTATCGGAATCGCACCCGGGAAAACCGTGCTGGAAGTGGAGTTGAAACTGCTGAAACATATTCCAAAAGAATTCTGTCACGATGCTCATCACTGGCTTATTTTACATGGGCGCTACGTATGTGTGGCGAGGAAACCAAAATGCGCCATATGCGTCATTAATGATTTGTGCGAGTACAAGGACAAAAATCTTTAA
- the rsxB gene encoding electron transport complex subunit RsxB encodes MNRDSLIAKIDATLPQTQCRQCGFSGCEPYATAIAEGRAAINQCPPGGEQGILKLAELLGVSPIPLNTKHGMTKPKAVAVIDEQACIGCTLCILACPVDAIVGAAKQMHTVFAAECTGCELCIAPCPVDCISMIPLKQPVSSARAESCAPIEDLPAHEDQKRKTADRARARYRFRLQRLEREKQEQEERLAQKTGVVRSVSGSSNSDFKKAAIQAALERANVGRAG; translated from the coding sequence ATGAACAGAGATTCGCTTATAGCGAAAATCGATGCCACCCTGCCGCAAACGCAGTGCCGCCAATGCGGCTTCTCTGGTTGTGAACCTTATGCGACGGCCATCGCGGAAGGCCGTGCCGCCATTAACCAGTGCCCTCCCGGCGGTGAGCAGGGGATACTCAAATTGGCGGAGCTGCTGGGAGTGAGCCCTATCCCGCTGAATACCAAGCACGGCATGACAAAGCCGAAGGCGGTAGCGGTTATCGACGAGCAGGCCTGTATTGGCTGCACGCTTTGTATCCTGGCTTGTCCGGTCGATGCCATTGTAGGTGCGGCCAAGCAAATGCATACTGTATTTGCCGCGGAATGTACTGGCTGCGAGCTGTGTATCGCGCCATGTCCGGTGGATTGCATCAGCATGATTCCCCTTAAGCAACCCGTCAGCAGCGCCAGGGCTGAATCTTGTGCGCCGATCGAGGACCTGCCGGCGCACGAAGATCAGAAAAGAAAGACCGCCGATCGCGCGCGCGCGCGTTACCGGTTCAGGCTACAAAGGCTTGAGCGCGAGAAACAGGAGCAGGAAGAGAGGCTTGCACAAAAAACCGGAGTAGTGAGATCCGTAAGCGGTTCCTCAAACAGTGATTTCAAGAAAGCCGCTATCCAGGCTGCGCTGGAACGTGCCAACGTTGGCCGGGCTGGGTAA
- a CDS encoding HlyC/CorC family transporter — protein sequence MDDPPKPGWLERFSALVLREPGDREQLTALLHSAYERNLFDSDALSMIEGVIQVSEIQARDIMIPRSQMNVIDISEPPEKFIPSIIETAHSRFPVIENDKNNVIGILLAKDLLRYYAGEETFNVREMLRPVVFIPESKRLNVLLKDFRSSRNHVAIVVDEYGGVAGLITIEDVLEQIVGDIEDEHDFDEVEDNIVPDPGGHYRVKAVTEIADFNERLGAELSDVDYDTIGGLILNKFGRLPKRGESVTIGTFKFIVLRADSRRLHTLLVEKNEGAVREPG from the coding sequence ATGGATGACCCTCCCAAGCCAGGCTGGCTCGAACGCTTCAGTGCCCTGGTTCTGCGTGAACCAGGGGATCGGGAACAGCTGACGGCATTACTGCATTCCGCCTATGAGCGAAATCTGTTCGATTCTGATGCACTGAGCATGATCGAAGGGGTAATACAAGTATCCGAAATACAGGCGCGCGATATCATGATCCCGCGTTCGCAAATGAATGTGATCGACATTAGCGAACCTCCGGAAAAATTCATACCCTCGATTATCGAGACCGCGCATTCACGCTTTCCTGTCATCGAAAACGATAAAAACAATGTGATCGGAATCCTTCTGGCGAAAGATTTACTGCGCTATTACGCCGGAGAGGAAACATTTAACGTGCGCGAGATGCTGCGGCCGGTGGTATTTATTCCCGAATCCAAGCGACTCAATGTGTTACTCAAGGATTTTCGCAGTAGTCGCAATCATGTCGCCATCGTAGTGGATGAATACGGTGGCGTGGCGGGGCTGATAACCATCGAAGATGTACTGGAGCAAATCGTCGGCGACATTGAGGATGAGCACGATTTTGACGAGGTTGAAGACAATATCGTGCCGGACCCCGGCGGTCATTACCGTGTCAAAGCGGTGACGGAAATTGCGGATTTTAACGAAAGGCTTGGAGCAGAATTAAGTGATGTGGATTACGACACCATAGGCGGCCTGATACTGAACAAATTCGGCCGGCTCCCCAAACGGGGTGAATCGGTTACCATCGGCACTTTCAAATTCATCGTGCTGCGCGCCGACAGTCGCAGGTTGCATACATTGCTGGTGGAAAAAAATGAGGGTGCGGTCCGGGAGCCTGGTTGA
- a CDS encoding inorganic diphosphatase — MPSEPPVVEVVIEVPQGSFLKRGSTGGIDFISPLPCPFNYGSVPNYVGLEGDLLDAVVLGPRMPYGTRIRVKAWGAIILTDRGMTDDKLICSDQSPDLLQRQRIIQFFHFYAKCKGLLNIWRSRPGRNACEGWCDAVQALARARPRDGTWQGPPLDF, encoded by the coding sequence ATGCCGTCCGAACCCCCGGTAGTGGAGGTGGTAATCGAGGTTCCGCAAGGCAGTTTCCTTAAACGTGGCTCCACGGGCGGCATTGATTTTATCTCTCCCCTGCCATGTCCCTTCAATTATGGCTCCGTACCGAATTACGTGGGCCTTGAGGGTGACCTGCTCGATGCAGTGGTGCTCGGACCACGCATGCCGTATGGCACGCGAATACGAGTCAAAGCCTGGGGGGCCATCATTTTGACAGACCGCGGCATGACGGACGATAAACTCATCTGTAGTGACCAATCTCCGGACCTGCTGCAACGCCAGCGGATCATACAATTTTTCCATTTCTACGCGAAGTGCAAAGGGTTGTTGAATATCTGGCGAAGCCGGCCGGGACGCAACGCGTGCGAGGGATGGTGCGACGCAGTTCAGGCGCTCGCTCGCGCGCGGCCGCGAGACGGTACGTGGCAGGGGCCGCCGCTTGATTTCTGA